The Tepidibacter aestuarii genome contains a region encoding:
- a CDS encoding ATP-binding protein, whose translation MKKNISFQTKITMLIIVLILVSIGMSILFVGKWSLDNIQNKVEDNIKNISVILANSPDIQNALKEKDFTKIQSSTHELLDELDGVDIITIADMNGIRYAHPNPDKIGKRFVGGDEVKVINEGVGYISQAKGTLGISIRAFEPIFYKKEQIGFVMVGVLYEDIKEFREDALITICGFTLFGIILGIIGALIIAKKTKDSLLGLEPYEIVYLYKENRAMLESIIEGIIAIDSKGRITLVNDYAIKILNIKKPNVIGEYVLDVFPTSRLLEVLKSGECEYNEEQIINDTVILTNRVPMKDGDKIIGAMASFNDRTKVKRLAEEITGVTQIIQALRANTHEFMNKLHVILGLVKLNEIDELRIYIKDIVKEQEQIRFFLTKNIKNPTISAIILGKLNRAKELNVDMELCENCYLEKYYKNIQNENLLTIIGNLLDNAMEAIVRKGEDGEVYFRIEDVDDFIEIEVHDNGIGIEDENIERIFRRGFTTKEGEGGIGLFLVKKSINQLNGELLIDSKYKEGTSILVRIPKEEKG comes from the coding sequence ATGAAGAAAAATATTTCTTTTCAAACTAAGATTACTATGTTAATAATCGTATTAATTCTTGTATCCATAGGTATGAGTATTTTATTTGTAGGAAAATGGTCATTAGATAATATACAAAATAAGGTAGAAGATAATATAAAAAATATATCAGTAATATTAGCCAATTCCCCTGACATCCAGAATGCATTGAAGGAGAAGGACTTTACAAAAATTCAAAGTAGCACACATGAATTATTAGATGAATTAGATGGAGTAGATATTATTACTATAGCTGATATGAATGGAATAAGGTATGCTCATCCAAATCCAGACAAGATTGGAAAACGCTTTGTAGGAGGAGATGAAGTAAAGGTTATAAATGAAGGTGTTGGTTATATATCTCAAGCTAAGGGAACACTTGGAATTTCAATCAGAGCTTTTGAGCCTATTTTTTATAAAAAAGAGCAAATTGGGTTTGTAATGGTTGGAGTACTATATGAGGATATTAAAGAATTTAGAGAAGATGCACTCATAACTATATGTGGATTTACTTTGTTTGGAATAATTTTAGGAATAATAGGTGCATTAATAATTGCGAAAAAAACAAAAGATAGTCTTTTAGGCTTAGAGCCTTATGAAATTGTATATTTATATAAGGAAAACAGGGCTATGCTTGAATCTATAATAGAAGGGATTATTGCTATTGATTCAAAGGGAAGGATTACTTTAGTTAATGATTATGCCATAAAAATACTTAATATAAAGAAACCAAATGTAATAGGAGAATATGTATTAGATGTATTTCCAACAAGTAGATTATTAGAAGTTTTAAAAAGTGGAGAATGTGAGTACAACGAAGAACAAATTATCAATGATACAGTTATATTAACTAATAGGGTCCCTATGAAGGATGGAGATAAAATTATAGGAGCTATGGCATCTTTTAATGATAGAACAAAGGTTAAGAGATTAGCAGAAGAGATTACAGGGGTAACACAAATCATCCAAGCACTAAGAGCAAATACGCATGAGTTTATGAATAAATTACATGTTATATTAGGACTTGTAAAGCTAAATGAGATAGATGAATTAAGAATTTATATTAAAGATATTGTAAAAGAACAAGAGCAAATAAGGTTTTTCCTCACGAAAAATATAAAGAATCCAACTATATCAGCAATTATATTAGGTAAGTTGAATAGAGCGAAAGAATTGAATGTAGATATGGAATTATGTGAAAATTGTTATCTTGAAAAATACTATAAAAACATTCAAAATGAAAATTTACTTACTATTATTGGAAATTTACTAGATAATGCTATGGAAGCTATCGTGAGAAAAGGAGAAGATGGAGAAGTATATTTTAGAATAGAAGATGTTGATGATTTTATAGAAATAGAGGTCCATGATAATGGAATTGGTATAGAAGATGAAAATATAGAACGAATCTTCAGAAGAGGTTTCACTACAAAAGAGGGAGAAGGTGGAATAGGATTATTCTTAGTTAAAAAGAGTATTAACCAGTTAAACGGTGAACTACTTATAGACTCTAAGTATAAAGAAGGGACAAGTATTTTAGTTAGAATACCTAAGGAGGAAAAAGGATGA
- a CDS encoding glycoside hydrolase family 26 protein, with translation MNIRKILIILFLFTISVLTIFNFARYKNYADDEYIDYVDSNNLYTLKYSKNMHIDKSLKNIRTVIYDKNTKIEIYHDDFKNSINSPTAYINYSNKFANNKNHIIELDKNLKINNIKVHLLKWRREKLSKLKNDKNYYVSAEFIKNENEVYTIIIKSSKPFEHPRDYMKIISSFKILDGSSHLKTFEALKNRNLNEETMLFYEKYFSENKELKWGIFEKNAPKSLDFLNSLEKKLDYNFKFLVSYQSFSSKSFPMDEILNAYNDDRYVLLTLQTMYLDKQDNPSAMYDILNGKYDDFLNDYAKKIKKFNHPIMFRLNNEMNGDWCTYSSYYYSKDTDIFKEVYKYVYKIFEFNEVDNVLWVWNPHDVSFPDFKWNNCLNYYPGDEYVDIIGLTGYNAGTYYEGEKWRNFNEIYIPLYNEYIKNFNKPFMITEFGCNSVGGDKVKWMDEMFRNIKYFKNIKVAIWWNGIDWDSNMNPARVYRLDENEDTINAFKEGLKKYR, from the coding sequence TTGAATATAAGGAAAATATTAATTATATTATTTTTATTTACAATATCAGTTTTAACTATTTTTAATTTTGCAAGATATAAAAATTATGCTGATGATGAATACATTGATTATGTAGATTCTAATAATTTGTACACATTAAAATATTCTAAAAATATGCATATAGACAAATCTTTAAAAAATATCAGAACAGTTATATATGACAAAAACACAAAGATAGAAATATACCATGATGATTTTAAAAACAGTATAAATTCACCTACAGCTTACATAAATTATAGTAATAAATTTGCAAATAATAAAAACCATATAATAGAGCTTGATAAAAATTTAAAAATAAATAATATTAAGGTGCATTTATTAAAGTGGAGGCGTGAAAAGCTTTCAAAATTAAAAAATGATAAAAACTATTATGTAAGTGCAGAATTTATAAAGAATGAAAATGAAGTTTATACAATAATTATTAAATCATCAAAACCATTTGAGCATCCTAGAGATTATATGAAGATTATAAGTAGCTTTAAGATTTTAGATGGAAGTAGTCATTTAAAAACATTTGAAGCTTTAAAGAATAGAAATTTAAATGAAGAAACTATGCTGTTTTACGAAAAATATTTTTCAGAAAACAAAGAATTGAAATGGGGAATTTTTGAAAAGAATGCTCCTAAAAGTCTTGATTTTCTAAATTCTCTTGAAAAAAAGCTAGATTATAATTTTAAATTTTTAGTTAGCTATCAATCTTTTTCTAGCAAATCTTTCCCTATGGATGAGATATTAAATGCATACAATGATGATAGATATGTATTGTTAACACTTCAAACTATGTATTTAGATAAACAAGATAATCCATCTGCTATGTATGATATATTAAATGGCAAATACGATGATTTTCTAAATGATTATGCAAAAAAAATAAAAAAATTTAACCATCCTATAATGTTTAGGTTGAATAATGAGATGAATGGAGATTGGTGTACATATTCTAGTTACTATTATTCTAAGGATACAGACATATTTAAAGAAGTATATAAATATGTATATAAGATATTTGAGTTTAATGAAGTAGACAATGTCCTTTGGGTATGGAATCCACATGATGTATCTTTTCCGGATTTTAAGTGGAATAACTGCTTGAATTATTATCCTGGAGACGAGTATGTAGATATAATAGGTCTTACAGGATATAATGCTGGAACATATTATGAAGGGGAAAAGTGGAGAAATTTTAATGAAATATATATACCTCTTTATAATGAATATATTAAAAACTTTAATAAACCATTTATGATTACAGAGTTTGGATGTAATAGTGTGGGAGGAGATAAAGTAAAATGGATGGACGAAATGTTTAGGAATATTAAATATTTCAAAAACATAAAGGTTGCTATATGGTGGAACGGAATCGACTGGGATAGCAACATGAATCCGGCAAGGGTATATAGATTAGATGAAAATGAAGATACTATTAATGCTTTTAAAGAAGGTCTTAAAAAGTATAGATAA
- a CDS encoding homocysteine S-methyltransferase family protein, which yields MNKILEGLLVFDGAMGTMLQQEGLKPGHCPELMNVDYPDKVIKIHEKYLKAGADVITTNTFGGSSVKLKEYSLEDRVYEINTKAVEIAKKIACKYNKYVAASVGPTGKFVEPIGNNSFDEIYEIFKEQIKALSSKNPDFILLETFNDLGEIRAALLAAKDVCDIPVICSLTYEGDRTLTGVSPESAAIVLESLGASAVGVNCSGGPEELIEVTKKICKNTSLPVIVQPNAGLPVVKDGSIYYPLDGKDFIKKIEPYFEIGVNIFGSCCGSTPDHTKFIKERIKDFKPVKRELEEVSTLASREEIVKTGKNYLPKIIGERINPTANKKLAQKIKDGDFLIAQEEAQIQVENRAHVIDVNVGVDGIDEVDVMKNIVNLIQKNVNAPLSIDSTDKDVLEEALKNYHGKAIVNSVNGEEKSLESILPIVKRYGAGVIGLTLDENGIPNSAKERLEIAKKIVDRCIAYNILKKDIYIDPLCISVSTDNNAAIETLKSIKIIKEELDVNIVLGVSNISFGLPSRSKLNSSFLSMAILNGLDLAILNPLDENIMNSYQAASVLSNRDENAINYINLNSKKSISKTEIDEPSDIISVDQLKKCIVNGSYKAIDIAKKLLDNKVDKSEIIDEGLIKALNIVGQKFENKEYFLPQLMLSAEIVEKIFDIIKNTLRFDIKTKGTVVIGTVKGDVHDIGKNMVSVMLRSHGYKVVDLGKNVSADKFLKTAKEENADVISLSALMTTTMPEITTTIDCIRKELPDIKIIAGGAVVTEEFAKKSGANGYSEDAVGAVRLVDSLI from the coding sequence ATGAATAAGATTTTAGAAGGTTTATTAGTGTTTGATGGTGCCATGGGAACTATGTTACAGCAGGAGGGATTAAAGCCCGGTCACTGTCCCGAACTTATGAATGTAGATTATCCAGATAAGGTTATTAAAATACATGAAAAATATTTGAAGGCAGGAGCAGATGTCATAACTACCAATACATTTGGTGGAAGTAGTGTAAAGCTTAAAGAGTACAGTCTTGAAGATAGAGTTTATGAGATTAATACAAAAGCAGTAGAAATAGCTAAAAAAATAGCTTGTAAATACAATAAGTATGTAGCTGCATCTGTTGGACCTACTGGAAAATTTGTAGAGCCTATAGGGAATAATAGTTTTGATGAAATATATGAAATATTTAAAGAGCAGATAAAAGCTTTATCAAGTAAAAATCCAGACTTTATACTTCTTGAGACATTCAATGATTTAGGAGAGATAAGAGCAGCTCTTTTAGCTGCAAAGGATGTTTGTGATATACCAGTTATATGCAGCTTAACTTATGAGGGAGATAGAACATTAACAGGAGTTAGCCCAGAATCAGCGGCAATAGTTTTAGAATCTTTAGGAGCAAGTGCTGTTGGAGTAAACTGTTCGGGAGGACCAGAGGAATTAATAGAAGTCACTAAAAAGATATGTAAAAATACTTCATTACCTGTCATAGTCCAACCAAACGCAGGACTTCCTGTTGTGAAAGATGGCAGCATATATTATCCACTAGACGGTAAGGATTTCATAAAAAAGATTGAACCATATTTTGAGATAGGAGTTAATATATTTGGTTCATGCTGTGGATCAACACCAGATCATACTAAGTTTATAAAAGAAAGAATTAAAGATTTCAAACCTGTAAAAAGAGAATTAGAAGAAGTATCAACACTTGCAAGTAGAGAAGAAATAGTAAAGACAGGCAAAAACTATCTTCCAAAAATAATAGGGGAGAGAATAAATCCTACAGCTAATAAAAAACTAGCTCAGAAGATAAAAGATGGAGATTTTTTAATAGCGCAAGAAGAAGCGCAAATTCAAGTTGAAAACAGAGCACACGTGATAGATGTTAATGTTGGGGTTGATGGAATAGATGAAGTAGATGTTATGAAAAACATTGTAAACTTGATTCAAAAGAATGTAAATGCACCTTTATCAATTGATTCAACAGATAAAGATGTTTTAGAGGAAGCTTTAAAAAACTATCACGGAAAAGCGATAGTAAACTCTGTTAATGGAGAAGAAAAAAGCCTTGAATCTATACTTCCTATAGTCAAAAGATATGGAGCGGGGGTTATAGGTCTTACTCTTGATGAAAATGGGATACCAAATAGTGCAAAAGAAAGGCTTGAAATAGCTAAGAAAATAGTAGATAGATGTATTGCTTATAATATACTTAAAAAAGACATATACATAGACCCACTATGTATAAGCGTATCTACAGATAATAACGCAGCTATTGAAACTTTAAAATCTATAAAAATTATAAAGGAAGAACTAGATGTAAACATAGTTTTAGGTGTTAGTAATATATCGTTTGGGCTTCCAAGCAGAAGTAAGTTAAATAGTTCATTCTTATCCATGGCTATTTTAAATGGATTAGACCTTGCAATACTCAATCCATTAGATGAAAATATTATGAATTCTTATCAAGCAGCATCTGTTTTATCAAATAGAGATGAAAATGCTATTAATTATATAAACTTAAACAGTAAAAAAAGTATTTCAAAAACTGAAATAGATGAACCAAGTGATATTATATCAGTTGATCAACTTAAAAAATGCATAGTAAACGGTTCGTATAAAGCAATAGATATAGCTAAAAAACTTTTAGATAATAAAGTAGATAAGTCAGAGATAATAGATGAAGGTCTTATAAAAGCACTTAATATAGTTGGTCAAAAATTTGAAAACAAAGAGTATTTCTTGCCACAATTAATGCTTAGTGCAGAAATAGTTGAAAAGATATTTGATATTATAAAGAATACCTTAAGATTTGATATTAAAACTAAGGGAACTGTAGTTATAGGAACTGTTAAAGGAGATGTACACGATATAGGAAAGAACATGGTAAGCGTTATGTTAAGATCCCATGGATATAAGGTTGTGGATCTAGGAAAGAATGTATCAGCAGATAAGTTTTTAAAAACAGCTAAAGAAGAAAATGCAGATGTAATATCTTTAAGTGCTCTTATGACAACTACTATGCCTGAAATAACTACTACTATAGATTGTATAAGAAAAGAACTTCCAGATATCAAAATAATAGCTGGAGGTGCAGTAGTTACAGAGGAATTTGCAAAAAAATCTGGTGCAAATGGATATAGTGAAGATGCAGTTGGTGCTGTTAGGCTTGTAGATTCATTAATATGA
- a CDS encoding methylated-DNA--[protein]-cysteine S-methyltransferase, producing the protein MKTNVYYYTFETAFGKMFIASTNKGVCIANFVDENYETQLSWLNKYFHEDNIYKDKDKNINAYNQLQEYFKGDRKFFDLTLDILGTTFQKQVWSLLEEIPYGELLTYKDMAIKLGDSKKSRAVGGAVGKNPIIIIVPCHRVIGSNGKMTGFSSVGGIELKKNLLKLEKSI; encoded by the coding sequence ATGAAAACTAATGTATATTACTATACATTTGAAACAGCATTCGGAAAAATGTTTATAGCTTCTACTAATAAAGGAGTATGTATAGCTAATTTTGTTGATGAGAATTATGAGACACAGCTATCTTGGTTAAACAAATACTTTCATGAAGATAATATTTATAAGGATAAAGATAAAAATATAAATGCTTATAATCAATTACAAGAATATTTTAAAGGAGACAGAAAGTTCTTTGATTTAACTTTGGACATATTAGGAACTACATTTCAAAAGCAGGTTTGGAGTCTACTTGAAGAAATTCCATATGGCGAGCTTTTAACCTACAAAGACATGGCTATAAAATTGGGAGATTCAAAAAAGAGCCGTGCTGTAGGTGGTGCAGTTGGGAAGAATCCTATAATTATTATTGTTCCTTGTCATAGAGTAATAGGAAGTAACGGAAAAATGACAGGATTCTCTTCTGTAGGAGGTATAGAATTAAAAAAGAATCTTCTTAAATTAGAGAAGAGTATTTAG
- a CDS encoding methylenetetrahydrofolate reductase, whose product MKTLKEKIKQNKFVTTIEIEPPKSGSSQSEVDRIQKLAHLIDGVNIPDNPMANMRMSPIALGNIIQSKLDLEAIFHFACRDRNIISIQSELLGANALGVKNILTLTGDKPEVGDHKNATGVFDTDSIGLTQVVSKLNSGFDFSGNKLEEKTDFFIGGVVNPCSDDLEKEIDKFHQKIESGVNFFQTQPIFDIKKLEKFTKKVEHIDIPILYGLMPLKSVKFARYLNNNVPGIDVPNKLIDRLDKDCKTEKIKILKEIHSHIKSVSKGVHIFPMKDYDLTIELLQG is encoded by the coding sequence ATGAAGACATTGAAGGAAAAAATTAAACAAAACAAATTTGTAACCACTATAGAGATAGAACCACCAAAATCGGGTAGTTCACAATCTGAGGTAGATAGGATACAAAAATTAGCTCACTTAATAGACGGAGTTAATATACCAGATAATCCTATGGCGAATATGAGAATGAGTCCTATAGCTTTAGGAAACATAATACAAAGTAAGCTTGATCTTGAAGCTATATTTCACTTTGCATGTAGGGATAGAAACATTATATCTATCCAATCAGAATTACTAGGAGCTAATGCCTTAGGTGTTAAAAATATATTAACATTAACAGGAGATAAACCAGAGGTTGGAGATCACAAAAATGCAACAGGAGTATTTGACACTGATTCTATAGGTCTTACTCAAGTTGTATCTAAGTTAAACAGTGGATTTGATTTTAGTGGTAATAAATTAGAAGAAAAAACTGATTTTTTTATTGGGGGAGTAGTAAATCCATGTAGCGATGATTTAGAAAAAGAGATAGATAAGTTTCACCAAAAGATAGAAAGTGGAGTAAACTTCTTTCAAACTCAGCCTATATTTGACATTAAAAAACTAGAAAAATTCACAAAAAAAGTTGAACATATAGATATTCCAATATTGTATGGACTCATGCCTTTAAAGTCAGTAAAGTTTGCAAGGTATCTAAATAATAATGTTCCAGGAATAGATGTTCCTAATAAACTCATAGATAGACTTGATAAAGATTGTAAAACAGAAAAAATTAAAATATTAAAAGAGATACATTCGCATATAAAGAGTGTATCAAAAGGGGTTCATATATTCCCTATGAAGGATTATGATTTGACTATAGAATTATTACAGGGGTGA
- a CDS encoding response regulator has product MIHVLVVEDDPMLAELNKRFIDKIDGFKVKCIANNGEDAIKKIDDIKIDLVILDIYMPKIDGMELFRMVRNKNENIDFILVTAANDTDKINEALKLGAVDYLVKPFEFERLEKSLLNYKDRKNLLIKRPFVEQKEIDKLFMKSYNENKEKDLKKGLHKFTLNRIMNFLKENKDELLSSEVISENMGMSKVTIRRYLDYLDEIGSIDKKIEYGSRGRPSYLYKYK; this is encoded by the coding sequence ATGATTCATGTACTTGTAGTAGAAGATGATCCTATGTTGGCAGAATTAAATAAAAGATTTATTGATAAAATAGATGGATTTAAGGTTAAATGTATTGCAAATAATGGAGAAGATGCTATTAAAAAAATAGATGATATTAAAATTGATTTAGTAATATTAGATATTTATATGCCTAAAATCGATGGTATGGAACTGTTTAGAATGGTTAGAAATAAAAATGAAAATATAGACTTTATATTGGTTACTGCTGCAAATGATACAGATAAGATTAACGAAGCATTAAAATTAGGTGCAGTAGATTATTTGGTAAAGCCATTTGAATTTGAGAGATTAGAAAAATCATTATTAAATTATAAAGATAGAAAAAATCTATTAATAAAAAGACCGTTTGTAGAACAAAAGGAAATAGACAAGTTATTTATGAAATCATACAATGAAAATAAGGAAAAAGATCTAAAAAAAGGACTGCATAAATTTACTTTAAATAGAATAATGAATTTTTTAAAAGAAAATAAAGATGAGTTACTATCTAGCGAAGTTATATCAGAAAATATGGGGATGTCAAAAGTTACTATTAGAAGATATTTAGACTATCTAGATGAAATAGGAAGTATTGATAAAAAGATAGAATATGGTTCTAGGGGAAGGCCTTCATATCTCTATAAATATAAATAA
- a CDS encoding 2-hydroxycarboxylate transporter family protein — protein MSASLSKDKNMTGNKGFEIMGISLPMFIILSIVVLTATYMGVLPKGIIGALPLMMIIGASLNELGNRLPIIKDYLGGGAIVIIFASAALVTYGILPESSKEIMTNFMKSEGFLSFYIAALITGSILGMDRKLLISASIRYLPVIIGGVIAALGLTGLVGMIMGYGAKEAILYIAIPIMGGGMGAGAVPLAEMFGQVLDVDPANMMSKMVPALALGNAMAIVVAGLLDKIGKKRKNLTGHGKLMKSQEDIKEESKEVIKLDYKLMGIGILLSTTFFVWGKILAKFIPIHSYALMIISVAIVKVLGIVPQKYEKGAFQWFRFVMTNFTPALLVGIGVAYTDLNAVISSLSLIYIILVFTTVVGATVGSGVVGHLLGFYPIEASITGGLCMANMGGTGDVAVLSASKRMELMPFAQISSRIGGAFMLILATSLLSLFV, from the coding sequence ATGTCAGCATCTTTAAGTAAGGATAAAAATATGACAGGAAATAAAGGCTTTGAGATAATGGGAATTTCACTTCCTATGTTTATAATTTTATCAATTGTTGTTTTAACAGCAACTTATATGGGAGTACTTCCTAAAGGTATAATTGGAGCACTACCTCTTATGATGATTATAGGTGCATCACTGAACGAATTAGGAAATCGTTTACCTATAATAAAAGATTATTTAGGTGGAGGTGCAATTGTTATCATATTTGCATCTGCAGCATTAGTAACATACGGAATACTTCCTGAAAGTTCAAAAGAAATTATGACTAACTTTATGAAAAGTGAAGGATTTTTAAGTTTTTACATTGCAGCACTTATAACAGGTAGTATTTTGGGAATGGATAGAAAGCTTTTAATTAGCGCATCTATAAGATATTTACCTGTTATTATTGGAGGGGTTATTGCAGCATTAGGATTAACAGGACTTGTTGGTATGATTATGGGATATGGAGCTAAGGAAGCAATACTTTATATAGCTATACCTATTATGGGTGGAGGTATGGGAGCAGGAGCAGTTCCACTAGCAGAAATGTTTGGACAGGTGCTAGATGTTGATCCTGCTAATATGATGTCAAAGATGGTTCCGGCCCTTGCGTTAGGAAATGCCATGGCAATTGTTGTTGCTGGTTTATTAGATAAAATAGGTAAGAAAAGAAAGAATTTAACTGGACATGGAAAGTTAATGAAGTCACAAGAGGATATTAAAGAAGAATCAAAAGAAGTTATAAAGCTTGATTATAAATTGATGGGAATAGGAATATTACTTTCTACTACTTTTTTCGTATGGGGTAAGATACTTGCTAAGTTTATTCCAATACACTCTTATGCTTTAATGATTATAAGTGTAGCCATTGTAAAAGTATTAGGTATTGTGCCTCAAAAGTATGAAAAAGGTGCATTTCAGTGGTTTAGGTTTGTTATGACAAACTTTACACCAGCACTATTAGTAGGAATTGGTGTAGCATATACTGATTTAAATGCAGTTATAAGCTCATTATCACTAATATATATAATATTAGTATTTACTACAGTTGTAGGTGCTACAGTAGGCTCAGGCGTTGTGGGACACTTACTTGGATTTTATCCTATAGAAGCATCTATAACTGGAGGTTTATGTATGGCAAATATGGGTGGAACTGGTGATGTAGCAGTACTTTCTGCAAGTAAGAGAATGGAATTAATGCCATTTGCTCAGATTTCATCACGTATTGGTGGAGCATTTATGTTGATTTTAGCGACTAGTTTATTATCTTTATTTGTATAA
- a CDS encoding NAD(P)-dependent malic enzyme, which translates to MDYSKKALEIHEEYKGKISVISKVSVANKDELSVAYTPGVAEPCREIAKNKDDVYKYTSKGNLVAVVSDGTAVLGLGDIGPEAAMPVMEGKAVLFKEFAGVDAFPICVDTKDVDEIVDLVKKIAPTFGGINLEDISAPRCIEIERRLKDELDIPVFHDDQHGTAIVTTAGLINSLKLVNKKWEDIKIVVNGSGSAGSAIVKMLLNMNAKNILVCGINGILYEGKETNDELKEEIAKITNPKNEKGKLEDAMKNADVFIGVSAPNVVTKEMVASMNKDAIVFAMANPIPEIMPYLAKEAGARVVGSGRSDFVNQINNVLAFPGIFKGALAVRASDINEEMKVAAANAIAEIIQDSELNEEYIIPKPFDTRIVKAVANAVEKAAVDTGISRI; encoded by the coding sequence ATGGATTATTCTAAAAAAGCATTAGAGATTCATGAAGAATATAAAGGAAAAATTAGTGTAATATCTAAGGTCTCTGTAGCTAACAAGGACGAATTGAGTGTAGCATATACACCAGGTGTTGCAGAGCCATGTAGGGAAATTGCAAAAAATAAGGATGATGTATATAAGTATACTTCAAAGGGAAATTTAGTTGCAGTTGTAAGTGATGGAACTGCTGTACTTGGACTTGGAGATATTGGGCCTGAGGCTGCAATGCCTGTAATGGAAGGAAAAGCTGTACTTTTTAAAGAGTTTGCAGGAGTAGATGCATTCCCTATATGTGTTGATACAAAGGATGTAGATGAAATTGTTGATTTGGTAAAAAAAATAGCTCCTACATTTGGGGGAATTAATCTTGAGGATATTTCAGCTCCAAGATGTATTGAAATTGAAAGAAGACTTAAAGATGAATTAGATATTCCAGTATTTCATGATGATCAGCATGGAACTGCTATTGTAACAACTGCAGGGTTAATAAATTCGTTAAAATTAGTAAATAAAAAATGGGAAGATATAAAAATTGTAGTAAATGGATCAGGATCAGCAGGATCAGCAATTGTTAAGATGTTACTGAATATGAATGCTAAAAATATTTTAGTATGTGGTATAAATGGAATACTATACGAAGGTAAAGAAACTAATGATGAATTAAAAGAAGAAATAGCTAAAATTACAAACCCTAAGAACGAAAAAGGAAAATTAGAAGATGCTATGAAAAATGCGGATGTATTCATCGGAGTTTCAGCTCCAAATGTTGTAACAAAAGAGATGGTAGCTTCTATGAATAAGGATGCAATTGTATTCGCTATGGCAAATCCTATTCCTGAAATTATGCCTTATTTAGCAAAGGAAGCAGGAGCAAGAGTAGTAGGTTCAGGAAGATCTGACTTTGTAAATCAAATAAATAATGTTTTAGCATTTCCAGGGATATTCAAGGGAGCTTTGGCAGTAAGAGCAAGTGATATTAATGAAGAAATGAAGGTTGCAGCAGCTAATGCTATTGCAGAAATAATACAAGATAGTGAATTAAATGAGGAGTATATTATTCCAAAACCTTTTGATACAAGAATAGTGAAAGCTGTTGCAAATGCAGTTGAAAAGGCTGCTGTAGACACTGGAATTTCAAGAATATAA
- a CDS encoding S-ribosylhomocysteine lyase has product MKNIVVESFTMDHTKVKAPFVRKCGRIQTPKGDIISKFDLRFTQPNKEAIPTASIHAIEHLMAGFIREDLDDVIDLSPMGCRTGFYLILVGDIDEETVLKALINSLEKVLKADEIPAVNEIQCGNYRDMSLFGAKEYAKGVLEKLK; this is encoded by the coding sequence ATGAAAAATATTGTAGTTGAAAGTTTTACAATGGATCACACTAAAGTAAAAGCTCCGTTTGTGAGAAAATGTGGAAGAATTCAAACTCCTAAAGGGGATATAATAAGTAAGTTTGATTTGAGGTTTACTCAACCTAATAAAGAGGCTATTCCAACTGCGTCAATTCATGCTATAGAACATCTTATGGCTGGATTCATAAGAGAGGACCTAGATGATGTTATAGATCTGTCTCCTATGGGATGCAGAACAGGATTTTACCTTATACTAGTTGGTGATATAGATGAGGAAACTGTTTTAAAAGCACTTATAAATAGTCTTGAGAAAGTACTAAAAGCTGATGAGATTCCAGCAGTTAACGAAATACAGTGTGGTAACTATAGAGATATGTCACTGTTTGGAGCTAAGGAATATGCTAAGGGGGTTTTAGAGAAGCTTAAATAA